The proteins below come from a single Rhodococcus sp. WMMA185 genomic window:
- a CDS encoding SRPBCC family protein, whose amino-acid sequence MIHVRHSAIAAVPLDVAFAYIDDYRTVPDWMFGVSEFNPTGEFDQGLESTFDATIHIGPSTLRSRLEVTEWERDRVITLASLDGSASSSTWEFTPLSEARTEISVDFAYRLPGGLAGKALGLIVEPFIETAVKNSEVTLRNNLEELYSNRAPGSR is encoded by the coding sequence ATGATCCACGTACGTCACTCCGCGATCGCTGCCGTTCCGCTCGACGTCGCGTTCGCATACATCGACGACTACAGGACTGTCCCGGACTGGATGTTCGGTGTCTCTGAGTTCAACCCAACCGGGGAGTTCGATCAGGGGTTGGAGTCGACGTTCGACGCGACGATACATATCGGCCCCAGCACGCTACGGTCACGGCTCGAGGTGACCGAGTGGGAGCGGGACCGCGTGATCACCCTGGCGTCACTCGACGGCTCTGCCAGTTCCTCCACCTGGGAGTTCACCCCTTTGAGTGAGGCCAGGACCGAGATCAGCGTGGACTTCGCCTACCGGCTTCCCGGCGGCCTGGCCGGCAAGGCACTCGGTCTCATCGTCGAACCGTTCATCGAAACAGCCGTGAAGAACTCCGAGGTGACCTTGCGGAACAACCTCGAGGAGCTGTATTCGAACCGGGCGCCTGGGTCGCGGTGA
- a CDS encoding phosphotransferase family protein has protein sequence MVIGLDLPALQNFLSESGAMLHGELRADLISGGKSNLTYVIYDDASKWVLRRPPTAGLTPSAHDVAREFRITSALQGTDVPVAATVALCEDNTVIGAPFSVVEYVVGQVIRTKVDLEALSDAEIESCVNTLVNVIGALHNVDYEAAGLGRFGRPDGYVARQVELWANQWNRVKSGDCADIDRLYAALTESIPALSESSIVHGDYRIDNTILAIDDVSAVAAVVDWELSTLGDPLTDVALMCVYRNPALDLVIGEPAAWTSSRLPAPDDLAQRYSAATGRELVNWHFYIGLANFKLAVIAEGINHRYRVGATRGEGFDKAGEAVPEFLAAGLRALRGKAI, from the coding sequence GTGGTGATCGGCCTGGATCTTCCTGCCCTGCAGAACTTTCTGTCCGAGTCGGGTGCCATGCTCCACGGAGAGTTGCGAGCCGACTTGATCTCGGGAGGCAAGTCCAACCTCACCTACGTCATCTACGACGACGCCTCGAAGTGGGTTTTGCGAAGGCCGCCCACTGCAGGACTCACACCTTCCGCGCACGATGTGGCACGCGAGTTCCGGATCACCTCCGCGCTGCAAGGTACCGATGTCCCGGTGGCCGCCACGGTGGCGCTGTGTGAGGACAACACCGTGATTGGCGCTCCATTCAGTGTCGTCGAGTATGTCGTGGGGCAGGTGATCCGGACCAAAGTTGATCTCGAAGCGCTTTCCGACGCCGAGATCGAGTCATGTGTGAACACATTGGTCAACGTGATCGGGGCGCTTCACAACGTGGACTACGAAGCTGCCGGATTGGGCCGATTCGGCCGCCCGGACGGCTACGTGGCTCGGCAGGTGGAGTTGTGGGCGAACCAATGGAACAGGGTCAAGTCGGGTGATTGCGCAGATATCGATCGTCTCTACGCCGCATTGACGGAATCGATTCCCGCCCTTTCCGAGTCGTCCATCGTGCACGGCGACTATCGGATCGACAACACAATCCTCGCGATCGATGACGTGAGCGCGGTTGCAGCGGTGGTGGACTGGGAACTGTCGACGCTGGGCGACCCGCTCACCGATGTCGCGCTGATGTGCGTCTACCGGAATCCGGCACTCGATCTGGTGATCGGTGAACCCGCGGCGTGGACGAGTTCACGGCTGCCGGCACCCGACGATCTGGCGCAGCGCTATTCCGCGGCCACGGGGCGGGAGTTGGTCAATTGGCACTTCTACATAGGGCTCGCCAACTTCAAGCTCGCCGTGATCGCAGAGGGGATCAATCATCGCTACCGTGTCGGTGCCACTCGTGGTGAGGGTTTCGACAAGGCCGGCGAGGCGGTACCCGAATTCCTCGCCGCAGGTCTGCGAGCGTTGCGCGGAAAGGCCATATGA
- a CDS encoding ribulose 1,5-bisphosphate carboxylase large subunit, which yields MLLVQRRPRNLVHAVTDLARYSVDTAGLIVSLPGRIGSLLDQVEALVARIEAICLGAEAAVARANAVANGAAAVVATAAEASASAQALITIYEPLAHKAAPMAERIMEELSEEEIDATIELVNHLPELTLRMEGLIPVLTTLGTVSPEIHQLLAEVRGIRQSIHGVPSFKYFRKRGDY from the coding sequence ATGCTCCTCGTTCAGCGCCGCCCCCGCAATCTGGTACATGCCGTCACCGATCTCGCCCGATACTCGGTGGACACCGCCGGACTCATAGTCTCTCTCCCGGGACGGATCGGCAGTCTGCTCGACCAGGTCGAGGCGCTCGTCGCCCGCATCGAGGCGATCTGCCTCGGCGCCGAGGCGGCTGTGGCCAGGGCGAACGCGGTCGCAAACGGTGCAGCTGCCGTCGTTGCCACGGCAGCAGAGGCATCCGCATCCGCACAGGCCCTGATCACCATCTACGAACCACTCGCGCACAAGGCCGCCCCGATGGCGGAGCGGATCATGGAAGAGTTATCCGAGGAAGAGATCGACGCAACCATCGAGTTGGTGAACCATCTGCCCGAACTGACGTTGCGTATGGAAGGCCTGATACCGGTACTTACCACACTCGGCACGGTCTCACCCGAGATCCATCAGCTCCTCGCGGAGGTCCGGGGAATACGTCAGTCGATCCACGGGGTCCCGAGCTTCAAGTACTTCCGCAAGCGTGGGGATTACTGA
- a CDS encoding methylated-DNA--[protein]-cysteine S-methyltransferase — translation MNDQRTVHTVIDSPIGPLTLVNVGGVLSGVYMPEHRHRPNPATFGERATSGFEEATTQLAEYFDGRRTEFTVPLAAGGTPFQRRVWDALRTIPYGETWTYGQLAEHVGSPAAVRAVGAANGKNPISIIVPCHRVVGSNGKLTGYAGGLERKRFLLEREAERAGLRLV, via the coding sequence GTGAATGACCAGCGAACAGTGCACACTGTCATCGATTCGCCAATCGGTCCGTTGACGCTGGTCAACGTGGGCGGGGTGCTCAGCGGCGTCTACATGCCCGAACACCGTCATCGGCCGAATCCTGCGACGTTCGGAGAGCGCGCCACCTCAGGTTTCGAGGAAGCCACCACCCAACTCGCCGAGTACTTCGACGGCCGACGCACCGAGTTCACGGTGCCCCTCGCCGCCGGGGGCACGCCATTCCAGAGACGTGTCTGGGACGCGCTGCGCACCATCCCGTACGGCGAGACATGGACGTACGGCCAGTTGGCCGAGCACGTGGGAAGTCCGGCCGCCGTGCGTGCGGTGGGTGCTGCGAACGGCAAGAATCCGATCAGCATCATCGTTCCATGCCACCGTGTCGTCGGGAGCAACGGCAAACTGACCGGATACGCGGGTGGCCTCGAGCGCAAACGGTTCCTGCTCGAACGCGAAGCCGAACGCGCTGGACTTCGACTGGTCTGA
- a CDS encoding RNA polymerase sigma factor encodes MALTPFEDVVAEHGATVLRVCRAVVGPADAEDAWSETFIAAMRAYPELQPGRNVEAWLVTIAHRKSLDHIRARSRRAVPTDELPEESADWGLPGSYDSELWNAVGALPVKQRAAVAYHYLAGLPYAEIAVILGNSADASRRAAADGIAALRKTLSIAVSGDRR; translated from the coding sequence ATGGCACTGACGCCGTTCGAAGACGTCGTGGCCGAGCACGGCGCGACCGTCCTGCGGGTCTGTCGCGCGGTAGTCGGACCGGCGGATGCTGAGGACGCCTGGTCGGAAACATTCATCGCCGCGATGCGTGCCTACCCTGAGCTACAGCCGGGGCGCAACGTCGAGGCATGGCTGGTTACGATCGCGCACCGTAAGTCGCTCGACCATATCCGTGCACGCAGTCGCCGGGCTGTGCCCACCGACGAGCTTCCCGAGGAGAGCGCGGACTGGGGGCTTCCCGGCAGCTACGACTCGGAGTTGTGGAATGCCGTTGGCGCACTGCCGGTGAAGCAGCGGGCCGCCGTGGCCTACCACTATCTGGCCGGGCTGCCATACGCCGAGATCGCAGTGATCTTGGGCAATTCCGCGGACGCATCCCGGCGGGCGGCAGCCGATGGAATTGCAGCACTTCGTAAGACCCTCTCGATCGCCGTGAGTGGAGACCGCAGATGA
- a CDS encoding methylated-DNA--[protein]-cysteine S-methyltransferase: protein MNTIPDIVFALSRSDSAVEQRLRERLAAAVADAGLLDVAYRTLDTPVGSLLLASTDQGLVRVAFPRQNHDAVLQALADQISPRILRAPARFDKAAREFEEYFRGERTTFDLPLDFRLSTGFRRSVLSHLIDIEYGHTASYAEVALAAGSPRAVRAVGTACALNPLPIVVPCHRVVRSDGSIGQYAGGPEAKSILLTMEMAR, encoded by the coding sequence ATGAATACCATCCCTGACATCGTCTTTGCGCTGTCCAGGTCGGACTCGGCAGTCGAGCAACGGCTCCGCGAGCGACTCGCCGCCGCGGTCGCCGACGCGGGACTCCTCGACGTCGCCTATCGGACCCTGGACACACCCGTGGGATCGCTCTTGCTGGCTTCCACCGATCAGGGGCTGGTGCGGGTCGCTTTTCCGCGCCAGAATCACGATGCGGTCCTGCAGGCCCTCGCCGACCAGATCAGCCCACGGATACTGCGGGCACCAGCTCGGTTCGACAAGGCGGCCCGTGAGTTCGAAGAGTACTTCCGTGGCGAGCGGACGACGTTCGACCTGCCGCTGGACTTTCGGCTTTCGACGGGCTTCCGACGCTCAGTGCTCAGCCACCTAATCGATATCGAGTACGGGCACACCGCAAGCTATGCCGAGGTCGCGTTGGCGGCCGGGAGCCCGCGGGCAGTCCGTGCCGTGGGTACAGCGTGCGCACTGAATCCGCTCCCCATCGTGGTGCCGTGTCACCGGGTGGTTCGTAGCGACGGCAGCATCGGTCAGTACGCGGGTGGTCCGGAGGCGAAGTCGATTCTGCTGACCATGGAGATGGCGCGATGA